A window of the Lactuca sativa cultivar Salinas chromosome 5, Lsat_Salinas_v11, whole genome shotgun sequence genome harbors these coding sequences:
- the LOC111920367 gene encoding uncharacterized protein LOC111920367: MEAFLEEFQHLKIQLEDIKSATGNFDTSNVIGKGGFGMVYKGVLSNCKDRRMVAVKRLDRCYGQGDPEFFKEILMLSRYTHENLISLVGFCDDDGEKILVYEHAYHGSLDCHLSSTTLTWRQRLKICLAAAIGLCYLHDPNETQHRIIHRDIKSSNILLDENWNAKVSDMGLSKIGPANQKHTFLVSNVVGTFGYVDPTYAEKSILTKESDVYSFGVVLFEVLCGRLCFEYKNGHCESLVRMWKKRCKQKKLDEIIFKDLKQQMDMNSLETFSDIAYQCLQNSREVRPKMYHVVEKLEIALRFQEIYEVVEPPIDYNEMSKTAVPPLVYRSKEELKRLLSNGIFVNEGKTWFWLNKNGEHCEMISAKECMTPIRFSSSEYAPPGQTKSRFAVDYYPPFCRKFKTHVKPQFLSPHTTYTVNLVFNLGYKNLDYLGLNYVLSGNTKSSTLYLADKREDGWLMAELYQFTSDRRNIDLEITFLSRYPLAVEGIEFLPLDRVEHEVLKDVEMDIQTISDSETYWEQKLPGDYEEIIKWSKDNVQWTTKKELYSILCKGFPIQDCKEWLYLAKNGKKCLMISARTCLRKQEWSWQSLPELRFEEVAFDLHGSSFWLSCKSKLLSPEKTFAVYLVYKLQENHFGFEAPVKVTDVIARRTYERNHSWYIFFLSPQTPVVRRKVYQNTHNPLNRPKIKGLPQQRNDGWMEVQVWEFQTNTNTKRLPDELLLTFFNNNLPRGLIVQGIEVEHI, translated from the exons ATGGAAGCTTTTCTAGAGGAGTTTCAACATCTTAAAATCCAACTGGAAGATATAAAGTCAGCCACCGGCAACTTTGATACGAGCAACGTTATCGGAAAAGGTGGATTTGGGATGGTTTACAAAGGAGTACTCTCTAACTGTAAGGACCGAAGAATGGTTGCTGTTAAGCGTTTAGATCGTTGCTATGGGCAAGGAGACCCTGAATTCTTTAAAGAGATCCTAATGCTTTCCCGCTATACACATGAAAATCTCATCTCTCTTGTGGGATTTTGCGATGATGATGGTGAGAAGATCCTTGTATACGAGCATGCCTATCATGGAAGCCTCGATTGCCATCTAAGTAGCACTACTCTCACGTGGAGACAACGACTCAAGATATGCCTTGCGGCTGCAATCGGATTGTGCTACCTTCATGATCCTAATGAGACACAACACAGAATCATCCATCGAGATATTAAAAGTTCCAACATCCTATTAGATGAGAATTGGAATGCTAAAGTTTCAGATATGGGACTTTCGAAAATAGGTCCCGCTAATCAGAAGCACACCTTTCTTGTCTCAAATGTTGTAGGTACGTTTGGGTATGTAGATCCGACTTATGCGGAGAAGAGCATCCTAACGAAAGAGTCAGATgtatactcttttggagttgtCTTATTTGAAGTATTGTGCGGGAGACTATGCTTCGAATATAAAAATGGTCATTGTGAGAGTTTAGTGCGAATGTGGAAAAAGAGATGCAAAcaaaagaaattagatgagaTTATCTTTAAAGATTTGAAGCAACAAATGGATATGAATTCATTGGAAACATTTTCAGACATTGCCTATCAATGTTTGCAAAATTCTCGTGAAGTACGACCAAAGATGTATCATGTTGTGGAAAAACTTGAGATTGCGCTTCGGTTTCAGGAGATTTATGAAGTGGTGGAACCACcaatagactataatgagatgAGCAAGACTGCAGTACCTCCTCTGGTGTATAGATCCAAAGAGGAACTAAAGAGGCTTCTCTCCAATGGAATCTTCGTAAACGAGGGAAAAACG TGGTTTTGGTTAAATAAGAATGGAGAACACTGTGAAATGATATCCGCAAAAGAATGTATGACTCCTATTCGCTTCTCATCATCCGAGTATGCACCTCCTGGTCAAACTAAATCAAG ATTTGCCGTAGACTACTATCCACCATTCTGTAGGAAATTCAAAACACATGTCAAACCACAATTTTTGTCACCACATACCACATACACAGTAAATCTTGTGTTTAATCTTGGCTACAAAAATCTGGATTATTTAGGACTCAACTACGTATTGTCTGGGAACACAAAGTCTTCGACTTTGTACTTAGCAGATAAGAGAGAAGATGGATGGTTGATGGCTGAATTGTATCAGTTTACCAGCGACAGGAGAAATATTGATCTTGAAATAACATTTCTATCCAGATATCCATTGGCAGTAGAAGGCATTGAGTTTCTTCCTCTAGATAGA GTGGAGCATGAAGTGTTAAAGGATGTGGAGATGGATATACAGACCATATCAGATTCTGAAACATATTGGGAACAAAAGTTGCCTGGTGACTATGAAGAAATTATAAAGTGGTCAAAAGATAATGTGCAATGGACAACAAAGAAGGAACTCTACTCTATTCTTTGCAAAGGGTTCCCAATCCAGGATTGTAAAGAG TGGCTATATCTTGCAAAAAATGGGAAGAAATGTCTTATGATATCAGCAAGAACGTGTTTACGAAAACAAGAGTGGAGCTGGCAGTCTTTACCCGAATTAAG ATTTGAAGAAGTGGCTTTTGATCTTCATGGCAGCAGCTTTTGGTTAAGCTGCAAATCCAAATTATTGTCACCAGAAAAAACATTTGCAGTTTACCTTGTTTACAAATTACAAGAAAACCATTTTGGATTTGAAGCTCCTGTGAAAGTGACAGATGTTATTGCTAGACGTACTTATGAGAGGAATCATTCAtggtatattttttttcttagtcCTCAAACTCCGGTGGTTAGACGAAAGGTTTATCAAAACACACACAACCCATTGAATAGACCCAAAATAAAAGGACTTCCACAACAAAGAAATGATGGTTGGATGGAAGTACAAGTATGGGAATTTCAAACCAATACTAACACTAAACGGCTTCCAGATGAACTTTTATTAACCTTTTTCAATAACAATTTGCCTAGAGGGCTTATTGTTCAAGGGATTGAGGTTGAACATATATAG